The following proteins are co-located in the Solanum pennellii chromosome 1, SPENNV200 genome:
- the LOC107007929 gene encoding serine/threonine-protein phosphatase PP2A catalytic subunit, protein MSLDPVVSSSQGNLDEQIAQLMQCKPLSEQEVKGLCQKAKEILMDESNVQPVKSPVTICGDIHGQFHDLAELFRIGGKCPDTNYLFMGDYVDRGYYSVETVTLLVALKVRYPQRITILRGNHESRQITQVYGFYDECLRKYGNANVWKTFTDLFDYFPLTALVESEIFCLHGGLSPSIETLDNIRNFDRVQEVPHEGAMCDLLWSDPDDRCGWGISPRGAGYTFGQDISEQFNHTNGLKLIARAHQLVMEGFNWAHDQKVVTIFSAPNYCYRCGNMASILEVDDCNGHTFIQFEPAPRRGEPDVTRRTPDYFL, encoded by the exons ATGAGCTTGGATCCAGTTGTGTCTTCTTCTCAAGGGAATCTTGATGAGCAGATTGCTCAGCTTATGCAGTGCAAGCCCTTATCTGAACAAGAG GTAAAAGGATTATGTCAGAAAGCAAAGGAGATATTAATGGATGAAAGCAACGTGCAG CCTGTGAAAAGCCCTGTGACTATATGTGGTGATATTCACGGCCAATTCCATGATCTTGCTGAGCTTTTTcgtattggtgggaag TGTCCTGACACTAACTATCTATTTATGGGAGATTATGTAGATCGTGGATACTATTCTGTGGAAACAGTAACG CTTTTGGTAGCTCTCAAAGTGCGGTATCCTCAACGGATTACAATTTTGAGGGGAAACCATGAGAGTCGTCag ATTACTCAGGTTTATGGGTTTTATGATGAATGTTTACGAAA ATATGGTAATGCCAATGTGTGGAAGACTTTCACAGATCTGTTTGACTACTTTCCTCTCACAGCTTTG GTTGAATCCGAAATTTTTTGCCTCCATGGTGGTTTGTCTCCATCTATTGAAACTCTTGATAATATTCGTAATTTTGACCGCGTCCAAGAAGTTCCACATGAGGGGGCTATGTGTGATCTTTTGTGGTCTGATCCTGATGATCGTTGCGGGTGGGGTATTTCACCCAGAGGTGCTGGATATACATTTGGCCAA GATATATCTGAGCAGTTTAATCACACCAACGGCTTAAAACTAATTGCGAGAGCACACCAGCTGGTTATGGAGGGATTCAATTGGGCCCAT GATCAAAAAGTGGTTACCATATTTAGTGCCCCTAATTATTGCTACCGCTGTGGGAATATGGCGTCCATCTTGGAAGTTGACGATTGCAATGGCCATACATTCATTCAG TTTGAACCAGCTCCTAGGCGAGGAGAGCCAGATGTAACGCGAAGAACACCAGATTACTTCTTATGA